The Colletotrichum higginsianum IMI 349063 chromosome 2, whole genome shotgun sequence genome has a segment encoding these proteins:
- a CDS encoding Alpha beta hydrolase fold protein gives MSAYNRDVVVNCLKRHYELLVRMGYMDISAVELPPAAGWADSELRVDALRAMGRSEAVIDLLRHIPYVRENEDADPVEVYTETFPLRYLRGGRWFGGNPGEDLGTTPLLDLGFAPFDGPVPADMVSLTHADEGTWWLIDTKEGCIYPYGTEFDKSEDQVPEDQQWLAVDPMPIQAYFDKIYAQVGNLEVVPAPRSGKWEARVVEEYTEEGQEVKRLYAEYGWPDAFRREEFIQAVERTRAAAIEAALGDDDDAEDDEMTG, from the exons ATGTCGGCCTACAACCGAgatgtcgtcgtcaactGCCTCAAGAGGCATTACGAGCTGCTGGTGCGCATGGGCTACATGGACATCtcggccgtcgagctgccccccgccgccggctgggCCGACTCGGAGCTCCGCGTCGACGCGCTCCGGGCCATGGGCCGCTCCGAGGCCGTGATCGACCTGCTGCGGCACATTCCCTACGTCCGCGAGaacgaggacgccgacccCGTCGAGGTCTACACCGAGACGTTCCCTCTCCGGTACCTgcgcggcgggcggtggTTCGGCGGCAACCCGGGGGAGGATCTCGGCACGACGCCGCTCCTGGATCTCGGGTTCGCGCCGTTTGACGGGCCCGTGCCGGCGGACATGGTGTCGTTGACGCACGCAGACGAAGGCACTTGGTGGTTGATTGACACCAAGGAAG GATGCATCTATCCTTACGGCACCGAGTTCGACAAGAGCGAGGATCAGGTCCCCGAGGATCAGCAGtggctcgccgtcgacccgaTGCCCATTCAGGCCTACTTCGACAAGATCTACGCCCAGGTCGGCAACTTGGAGGTGGTCCCGGCGCCCCGCTCCGGCAAGTGGGAGGCCAGAGTCGTGGAGGAGTACACCGAGGAGGGCCAG GAGGTCAAAAGGCTGTACGCAGAGTACGGGTGGCCGGATGCGTTCCGCAGGGAGGAGTTcatccaggccgtcgagaggACGCGTGCGGCGGCCATCGAGGCGGCGCTCggggatgatgatgatgccgaggacgatgagaTGACTGGCTAG
- a CDS encoding Acetyltransferase codes for MATTYTTVPAGLTALLETHLPNSLPVLRRLQFTRFKGGIRPTARIIFASDSPLAAIPDEEAGLPDKKTSFTVAYLDFGSNNETQLFVYSTLEDGAVATDEEREAGERHIMAALDAVRQVSDEQPDNRAYPGACLVGTLATVTRDVMIRRGARVKPRADYEYEKWLFRVEEIPEFDAVLPEGATWASATERDCEVVISRTTVPRQVKTLMSFQSLVLKLADGTPIAWSFLGTDGSLSSLHCEPEYRQRGYAKALAARLLKRGTGDYGSDGWACADVAPTNLGSRGMCKSLNGRHAWNCSWNIIVLGDEGVKG; via the exons ATGGCGACGACATACACAACCGTGCCGGCCGGGCTCACGGCCCTCCTAGAAACGCACCTCCCAAACTCCCTCCCCGTCCTCCGACGCTTGCAATTCACCCGCTTCAAGGGCGGCATCCGCCCAACCGCCCGCATAATCTTCGCCTCCGACTCGCCCCTGGCAGCAATtcccgacgaggaggccggcttACCCGACAAGAAGACCAGCTTCACGGTCGCGTACCTGGACTTCGGCAGCAACAACGAGACCCAGCTCTTCGTTTACTCCACcctcgaagacggcgccgtcgcgaccgacgaggagagggaggccgGCGAGCGGCACATCATggcggccctcgacgccgtgaGGCAGGTGAGCGACGAGCAGCCGGACAACCGAGCGTACCCCGGCGCCTGCCTCGTCGGGACGCTCGCCACCGTCACGAGGGACGTGATGATCAGGCGCGGCGCGCGGGTGAAGCCGCGGGCGGACTACGAGTACGAGAAGTGGCTGTTCCGGGTCGAGGAGATCCCCGAGTTCGACGCGGTGCTGCCCGAGGGCGCGACGTGGGCGTCGGCCACGGAGCGGGACTGCGAGGTTGTGatctcgaggacgacggttCCTCGGCAGGT CAAGACGCTCATGTCGTTCCAGAGCCTGGTGCTCAAGCTGGCGGATGGGACACCCATCGCGTGGTCCTTCTTGG GCACTGACGGCTCCTTGAGCAGCCTCCACTGCGAG CCGGAATACCGCCAGAGAGGCTACGCAAAGGCGCTCGCCGCAAGGCTGCTCAAGAGGGGCACCGGCGACTACGGCTCCGATGGGTGGGCTTGTGCCGATGTCGCCCCGACGAACCTGGGCAGTCGGGGCATGTGCAAGAGTTTGAACGGCAGGCATGCGTGGAACTGTTCATG GAACATCATTgtgctgggcgacgagggagTCAAGGGCTAG
- a CDS encoding Carbonic anhydrase translates to MQEQRWWEKKGRTVPAPSCATSSFSHIAHRRASDKPNPKMADQDIEHYLKQTHDRVFENNRRWAEEKKKQDPNFFVSLSEGQSPEYLWIGCSDSRIPAEQITGLEPGEAFIHRNIANMVNNIDLNVMSVINYAVRHLKVKHIVVCGHYGCGGVKAAMTPKDLGLLNPWLRNIRDVYRLHEAELDAIADEDARYDRLVELNVVEQCRNVIKTAAIQQSYAKNKFPIVHGWVFGFNDGLLKDLKIDHKSMLHDIQKLYHLPGADF, encoded by the exons ATGCAGGAGCAGCGATGGTGGGAAAAAAAGGGCCGCACCGTCCCCGCACCATCCTGCGCA ACCTCCAGCTTCTCCCACATCGCCCACAGACGCGCTTCTGACAAACCCAATCCCAAGATGGCGGACCAGGACATTGAGCACTACCTCAAGCAGACGCACGACCGCGTCTTCGAGAACAACCGGCGCtgggccgaggagaagaagaagcaggacCCCAACTTCTTCGTCAGCCTGTCGGAGGGCCAGTCGCCCGAGTACCTCTGGATCGGCTGCAGCGACTCGCGCATCCCCGCCGAGCAGATCACGGGCCTCGAGCCCGGCGAGGCCTTCATCCACCgcaacatcgccaacatgGTCAATAACATCGACCTCAACGTCATGAGCGTCATTAACTATGCCGTCCGCCACCTGAAGGTCAAGCACATCGTCGTCTGCGGCCACTacggctgcggcggcgtcaaggccgccatgACCCCCAAggacctcggcctgctgAACCCGTGGCTGCGCAACATCCGCGACGTCTACCGCCTgcacgaggccgagctcgacgccatcgccgacgaggacgcccgatacgaccgcctcgtcgagctcaacgtcgtcgagcagtGCCGCAACGTCATCAAGACGGCCGCCATCCAGCAGTCGTACGCCAAGAACAAGTTCCCCATTGTCCACGGCTGGGTCTTTGGCTTCAACGACGGTCTTCTCAAGGACCTGAAGATCGACCACAAGTCCATGCTGCACGACATCCAGAAGCTCTACCACCTCCCGGGCGCCGACTTCTGA